The following coding sequences lie in one Nycticebus coucang isolate mNycCou1 chromosome 18, mNycCou1.pri, whole genome shotgun sequence genomic window:
- the KRT35 gene encoding keratin, type I cuticular Ha5 — translation MASKCLKAGFSSGSLKGLGAGGASTRVPTVYSSSSCKLPSLSRGSRSFSASSAGVGRSSYRAASCLPATGAFVAGYSGGGGWFGEGILSGSEKETMQFLNDRLASYLEKVRQLERENAELEGRIREWCERQVPYMCPNYQSYFQTIEELQKKTLCSKAENARLVVQIDNAKLAADDFRTKYEMELSLRQLVESDINGLRRILDDLTLCKSDLEAQVESLKEELMCLKKNHEEEVNSLRSQLGDRLNVEVDAAPPVDLNRVLDEMRCQYETLVENNRRDAEDWFDTQTEELNQQVVSSSEQLQNCQAEINELRRTVSALEIELQAQHSMRDALESTLVETEARYSAQLAQVQCMVTNVEAQLAEIRCELERQNQEYQVLLDVRARLEGEIETYRGLLETEDCKLPCNPCAPESSPSKSCLPCLPVASCGPSAVRATCSPRPICVPCPGGRF, via the exons ATGGCTTCCAAATGCCTCAAGGCCGGCTTCTCTTCTGGGTCTCTCAAGGGCCTGGGTGCGGGTGGAGCTTCCACTCGCGTGCCCACCGTGTACTCCAGCAGCTCTTGCAAGCTCCCGAGTCTCTCTCGGGGGTCCCGGAGTTTCTCTGCGAGCTCGGCTGGGGTGGGCAGAAGCAGCTACCGGGCGGCCAGCTGCCTCCCTGCCACAGGGGCTTTTGTTGCCGGCTACAGTGGGGGCGGGGGCTGGTTTGGGGAAGGCATCCTTTCCGGCAGCGAGAAGGAGACCATGCAGTTCCTGAACGACCGCCTGGCCAGCTACCTGGAGAAGGTGCGGCAGCTGGAGCGGGAGAACGCGGAGCTGGAGGGCCGCATCCGGGAGTGGTGTGAACGGCAGGTGCCCTACATGTGCCCCAACTACCAGTCCTACTTTCAGACCATTGAGGAGCTCCAGAAGAAG ACCCTGTGCAGCAAGGCAGAGAATGCCAGGCTTGTGGTGCAGATCGACAATGCCAAGCTGGCCGCAGATGACTTCAGGACCAA GTATGAGATGGAGCTGTCCCTGCGGCAGCTGGTGGAGTCGGACATCAACGGTCTGCGCAGGATCCTGGATGACCTGACCTTGTGCAAGTCTGACCTGGAGGCCCAGGTGGAGTCCCTGAAGGAGGAGCTGATGTGCCTCAAGAAAAACCATGAGGAG GAAGTGAACTCACTGCGCAGCCAGCTTGGTGACCGGCTCAATGTGGAGGTGGATGCTGCCCCACCTGTTGACCTGAACAGGGTCCTGGATGAGATGAGGTGTCAGTATGAGACCCTGGTGGAGAACAACCGCCGGGATGCTGAAGACTGGTTTGACACCCAG ACGGAGGAGCTGAACCAGCAGGTGGTGTCCAGCTCGGAGCAGCTACAGAATTGCCAGGCAGAGATCAATGAGCTGAGACGCACGGTCAGCGCCCTGGAGATCGAGCTGCAGGCTCAGCATAGCATG AGAGATGCTTTGGAATCCACCCTGGTGGAGACAGAGGCCCGCTACAGTGCCCAGCTGGCCCAGGTGCAGTGCATGGTGACCAACGTGGAGGCCCAGCTGGCGGAGATCCGCTGTGAGCTGGAGCGGCAGAACCAGGAGTACCAGGTGCTGCTGGACGTGCGGGCCCGGCTGGAGGGCGAGATCGAGACGTACCGGGGCCTGCTGGAGACCGAGGACTGCAA gcTTCCCTGCAACCCATGTGCCCCTGAGAGCTCGCCCTCCAAGTCGTGCCTCCCCTGTCTTCCTGTGGCCTCCTGTGGTCCCAGTGCAGTCCGCGCAACCTGCAGCCCCCGCCCTATTTGTGTGCCCTGCCCAGGGGGCCGGTTCTGA